The nucleotide sequence CTGTGGCTGCGCCAGGAAGCGGAACTCCGTGCCGAACCCCCTAGACTGCTGCAGCGTCTGCGCGAAGGCCTGGTACTTCCTGATGTCGGCATCGCTCACGCTCCTCCTCGCGTACTTCATCGACTCCTCGAAGTGAGCCGCCTTAATCTCTGCCATCTCCTCATCTTTCTGCCCGCCGTCCACATCCAGGGTGTCTTTCTCCATCCTCTGCCTCTCCATGTCCTTTTCAATGTCCTCCCTGATGGCGTACTTGCACGCTCTCTGGCAGATCTCCGTGATGTCGGCACCGCTGAAGCCGGCGGTGAACCTTGCCAGCGCGCCGAGGTCAACGTCCTTGGCCACGGGAGACTTCCTGAGACAGGCCTTGAAGATCTGGTGCCGCGAGGCCTCGTCTGGCAAGGGGATGTAGATGAGCTGGTCCAGGCGGCCAGGACGGAGCAACGCCGAGTCAATTATGTCCGGCCTATTTGTGGCTCCGATGATGAAGACCGTCTTCTTGGCGTTCATGCCGTCCATCTCTGTGAGAAGCTGGTTCAGGACCCTGTCCGCCGCGCCGCCGGCGTCGCCCATCCTGCCGCCCCTCTGGGTTGCGATGGAGTCGAGCTCATCGAAGAACAGGACGCACGGCGCAGACTGACGCGCCTTGTCGAAGATCTCGCGCACGTTGGCCTCACTCTCGCCGAACCACATGGTGAGAAGCTCgggccccttgatgctgatgaagTTGGCCTGGCACTCGTTGGCGATCGCCTTCGCCAGCAAGGTCTTGCCGCATCCTGGTGGCCCGTAGAAGAGGACGCCCTTGGACGGCGACATGCCAAACTTCTCGAATTTCTCCGGGTGCTCGACCGGGTACTGGACGGTCTCTTGCAGCTCCCTCTTGACGCCGTCGAGGCCGCCAATATCGGTCCAGCTGACGTTGGGCACCTCCACAACGGTTTCACGAAGCGCAGACGGGTTCGTGCCGACGAGAGCCGTTTTAAGGTGGTCATTGGTGACGGCCATGGAGTTCAAGATCTCGGCATCAATGGTGTCGTCCTCTAAGTCGATCACGTCCATCTTCTCCCTGATGCACTGCAGCGCCGCCTCGGTGCAGAGCGCGGCCAAGTCGGCGCCCACGTAGCCATGTGTATCCTTGGCAATCAGCTCAAGGTTGACGTCCTCATCCAGCTTCATGTTCTTGGTGTGGATGCGGAGCACTTCGAGACGCCCGACCTCGTCCGGCACGCCGATGTCGATCTCACGATCAAACCTTCCGAATCGCCTCAAGGCAGGGTCGATGCTGTTGGGACGGTTCGTCGCGCCCATGACGATGACGTGCGCGCGGGCCTTCATGCCATCCATCAGTGTCAGCAGCTGGGAGACGATGCGCCTCTCGACCTCGCCGTGAGTCTTCTCCCTGTTCGGAGCAATGGAGTCGATCTCGTCGATGAAGATGATAGAGGGCGTGTTCTTCTCAGCCTCCTCGAAGGCCTTCCTCAGGTTGCTCTCGCTCTCTCCGGCCATCTTCGACATTATCTCTGGCCCGTTGATAAGGAAGAAGAAGGCCCCGGTCTCGTTGGCCACCGCACGGGCGATCAACGTCTTGCCGGACCCTGGAGGGCCGTACAGGAGGATGCCCTTGGGAGGCTTGACGCCAATGCTCTTGAAGATCTGCGGATGCCTAAGTGGCAGCTCGACGAGCTCCCTGATGAGAGTCAGCGGTTTCCCCATGCCACCCACGTCATCGTAGCCGACGTCGTCAAGCCTCTCCTCGTCCTCCCGCTTGACCGGCTCACCCTCGCAGAATATCTCCGTGTCGGGCGCCACGACACAGTAGTCCACCGCGGGGTCGATCTCCATGACCTTGAACTCGACGCTCCGCATGCCGCCGCGCACGAGGAAGAGGTCGCCCTTGTGGACCGGGCGGAAGGCGTCCACGAAGTAGGGCTTGAGGTAGGTGTCGAAGAGGTTGCCCGTGATGCCCTCGACGGTGTCGTCCAGAGGGAGGATGTGCACGCGCTTACCGAACTTGGCGTCGTGGCACAGGTGCACGGACACGACGTCGGCGATGCGCACGCGCAGGTTGGAGCGGGCTACCTTGTTGATCCTGAGCTTGTGCCCCTCGCAGGTGTCGTCGGCCAGTGCCATGCAGACCGTGTTGTGGCGACGTTTGCCCTTGAGCAGCACGATGTCGCCCTGGAATATGGAGAGCTTCTCCATTGTGGCCGGGTGGAGGTTGCACACGGAGTTGTCGTCGTTGGTGGCGGCCTCCTCCACCACCAGCCGGTTCGCCGCCTTCTTTGACGCCGCCGCGCTCACCATCGCCTTCAACTCTCGTTGATCGACTTGCTGCGTGGTCTCTCGTGTATTACTACTCTCGTTGGATGTTGTCGAGCGCTGATTTGCGTTGGTGTTGTGGTGAGGTGAGGTGGAGACGTGGGGGTTGCACCCTTTATTGAAGGCACGGCCGACTCCGGTTGGAAGGCCGTGATCGTTCGCGTCATACTCGTACTCTTTGCCCGTGGTCCGTGCCGTAATAGGACGCTAACTCTTTTCCTACTACCTTGGCACGATCGGGTCGAAAGAACCCTTCGAACTCGGAATATTTGCACCTGCCTGCGCTAACAATGGCGTGTCCGTGCTGGAGGAGACTGCGGTCGTTCGTGCGATACGAGACGGACAGCACCGAGCCGCTCAGTCGCCGGCTGTCGGGTGCCAAGGAGGAGGCGGTCTCCGACGGCGAGGCACTCGGGGGAGTCATCGAGCGCGTGGCGCCCCTCCAGCGCGCCCTCGAGTCGCGGTGCTGCAGCGTAACGTGGCCGTGGCACTGATGCACGAGGCCCAGCGGCAcgcggaggaggccgaggctgcggtccGGCGAGCTTGCCGCGGCGGAAGTGCGCGAGAAGACGTAGCAGAGCGCGGCGACGGACGCGCGCACCAGGGAGCTCGAGAGGAGATGCTAGTGCTACGTGATGGCGAACAATGGGCGCTGGAGGCCGCCGCCGCGGAGACGCGGGAGAAGGAGGGGGAGCCATGCATGGGAGGGGCGTGCGCGTCAGGAAGCTCGTGGAGGAGATGCTACCTGATGAGCAATGGGTGGTAGACGTGAACGATTCGTCCTGAGCTTGCCATTGCGGCATCGACATGTTTCGATTTTTCTTCACactagatgactcgttgcgccAATGACGCAAAGGCCGACAGCAAGCTAAGTATTTTAAGGGTGGTGATAGAAAAACTCAGACACAGATCTAAAAATAATGAGTACTTACTGCTTGTTAATGTCTCTGTTCATGATTACTGTTTCTCCGAACAGTTTGTGCTAGATGATAGTGCTATGTCCCTTGAGTGGAAGGTGGACGCTGCCAGGTAGCGCATGCCTCTTCCTTGCTTAGCATATTTGCTGTTGCTGGTGATTACTCGATGTTTGAAACAGAGAAAGTAGTAAAAACAGATAATTATAGATAAGggggcattatgcatattaatagatCAATGAGGAGCAATAACAAAGGTTATATAGGTAAAAGCATAGGTGGTAGCTGTTCAAAAGCAACAGATAGCATTGTCGAAAAACAGAGGAAGGTTCCATCCTATTATATAGCTTGTTTATTAGTCCTTAGAATGCTAGATGATATTTAGATACGACTTCCGTTGCTGTCGATGGTTCATCTAAAGGCAATGCACGATGAGAACCAGGGCGCTGCTTTGTGGTGACCTTGAAACGAAAGGCACATATGTCTCTTTCATGGATTTTTGCAAGAGGGCAAAACTCAGACCAGTTGGTTGTTACGGTGGCTCTCTTGTCGGTTCCTAGCATGATGCGACAATTGGCGTGTAGAACACTGTTTGCAAGCCCGACCTTGAGCGTATCATAATCTGGGTCAATGTAATCTCTTAGTTTGCTTTCAGTGTAGTTGACCTGAAAATACTGATGAGAAAAAGGGAATTAATTGAATGGATTGGAGAGTGTCTTGTCACTCCTACACCGAGAAGGTTTAAATATGGATAGTGACAACATTTATTAGTAAATAATGGCAGGAATCAAAAGAAGGGTGCATAGCATGCTACATTCCTTCCTACGTGGAGTATAAGATGTAAATTGGTTGTTTCTGTATGTATGGTACTCTAGTGAAGGAGAACAATAGGAAGGAAGAAAACATGTATATCAGACTCTATGAATATTAGTTTCTAAAGTTAAATGTAGAAAGTTGATGAGAATTGTTGTGCTGGTGCTAATAGCAGTGTATGCAGTTTTTTCGTTATTTCACAATAAAGTCAATTTGGTGAATCAAAAGCATACTGCAGGTTGTACTTCTGATGATTAGTCAGGTAAGTAATTTAGTTGCGAGGCATAAGTAAAGATAATTTTTTTTTCAATGAAGTGGAAGGAAGGAGTTCACCATCCGTTGGCCTGGCTTTGTGAATGTTTTGTTGATGGTGCAGACATAGTATTTGATATCTGGTTTTTTGCGGCGGAACATGGCAAACAACTTGTTCACATGGTGCTGACAGAGCTTCACTTCATTGCTCCAGTGACAATACCTTTCAAGTTCTCCGCGGTATTGGATAGCAAGGGGTGGTCCTGAATTTAGTTTCCTTTTGGTAAGATCGAAATGAAGTAGCACATGTAAAAAGGCTGAATACTACTTATTGTTAGGAGATTAAGCATTCATCAAGAGAAAAGTAGAATTAAGCTTTAAACCTATGGTACGAAGAATATAGTAAGCAAGATAATATAAGAACAGGATAATAAGCATTGTAGCCTAGCATTGGCTCACCGCGAATGATATACTCCAGATGCTCATATTCTTCATCCTGCATAAGTATCGTGAGAATTGTTAGTGCAAAAAATCAGAAACTTGTTTGCTGGCAATAACAATTGTGGGCGCACAGTTGAATTATGCACTTTAAAAGAGAAGTAAAATGGCATTTAAAATAAAATGACCTAATATTTTTTATGATTCGCTATACTTCTCCGACGCCAATTTTCTGCCTTAGAATGGAAAAAAACATATATCAGGCCAATCAACTTAACTAACTTGCTTAGTCTTTTAAAGTTAGGCCGAGTCTTGTACCTACTGCCAGATGGAAAGACAAAGACATGAAGGCAGTGGTATTAGGTAGTCATTGCTGAATGTCCCATCATTATCAAACATGATTTCATCATTTAACTGTACTAAGTGTGCGTCAGTTAATATGGATCGAACGAAGTAGTACAATTTGTACTGTACTTCATTTGATGGCAGTCTATCATTTAATATGTCATTCATCTTCAAAGCCAACACCCACATCTCTTGGTCCATCATGGTGTAAGAgaactgccctggttatcactcatcaGAACGACCGTCCAAGGAACAGATCATCCAACATCAGTGACAAAATTGAGCAGGCTACAATAGAGGCAAGGGTAGGCTCTAAGGGCAACTCCAATGCTGACACCGACTTTTTCAGCTCTGTTTAGTCCCACAAGCCAAGTCTGTCTTGATTGCTCAAGACATGATTGTTTCAGCCAGTCGTCGTCATCATCGCCCCTCTTTTTGGTCCAAAAATGAGGTTGCCTCCGCACACCAAGCAACATGACCATGATACCCCATTACATGTgtgcacacatccatccatcaagTTCAGGAGCTGCTCATACCTGGAGTtaaccgaccccccccccccccccccccccggcgtggACGGCACGTCAGACAAACACCTTACGGTTCCCAGCCAACGTCACACCCGAATCCAACGGACGGCGGTTGCTGGCGGCAGTGCGGAACTGACCTGGCGGCCAACCGGCCAGCGATCCGGCAACGAGAGCTCGCCTGATTCGGCTTAGGGTTTGGGTTCAGGGGTGTCAACATAATCGAACATAAAGCTCTATGTTTTCCTCGATGATTTTTTGAAAGAAAATACAATATGCCTTTATTTACCATTGATTGATCCGCTGACGCTACCCCATATGAATGGATCAATCTTGTGGATTAATGGTACTTTTATCTATTTTTTTACAGAGCAAGACGATGTGCCAGGAAAGCTAAAAGTGGTATTTCACAGAGAATAATAATGTAAAGACAATATCGGAGGGAGCTACTGGGTGGGACACTAAAAAACTAAAATATATACAGCATCTCTAGAAGGCGCTCTTGAGTACGGATTTGCAACAATCAATTCATTAATGAAAGGTTGAACCATCTAAAAGCATACGGAAAAATAAAACTAACATGTCCAGAGTTCCTTCGGTATGTGTGTGCTTGACAGCCTCATGTGTAGTCTTGCCCTTGCATAAATATGATTCCATCAATCAATAGCAGAACAGGATTGCTTCCTATAGCTGAATCAATCAGCCATTCCTTCAGGCTGGAGATTGCACCTTCCTTCAAAGTCGCACAAAGTAATGAATATAAGCATTTCAGTATATCAAAGAAATCTGGGGAAAAACTAACTGGGGTGACACACATCACCACTCATCTTCTTATTTTTACCTACAGGAATAAAATGTTGGTGTGGCATGCAACAAATAAGTAAACTGTTTCAATCAAGTGTAATACATTATAAGTACAATATCGTTTTCTTCAATGGAACTTTGGTAGCTACACCCAAGCTTTCACTTTCATGGAATGAATGACTACCTTTGATAGGATCAATTTCCAATGATCTTTCCAGCTTGCACGCCCCAAATATAAAGCATGATTGTTTGGTAGCTCCTTCTCAGGCAAGCAGCATACACCTAACACGGAGTGTATACATACCTTAAAATTAGAGCAGAAATTATAAAGGAGCAGTCTGTATAAACTTGGTATGGAGCTTCCTTTACTTGGTGTGTGGTGTGCTGCACCAGAACAATCAATCAGTTGATCTAGTAGCTAGCTTGTACGCGTGTTGGCCAAAGGCATGGTCAAGCAGAGCTAGCTTGTACGCGTGTTGGCCAAAGGCATGGTCAAGCAGCAAATCAAATTGGTGTATGAAAACTCATCTACTTAGGCAACTGATCTGATCTACTCAAGTCGGCATGTGGCGCACACCTAACAGATTTTATACGTATACATCAGAATTTCTAGCAGAGgcaaagctgctgccttgtgaccatgaggtcatgggttcaagtcctggaaacagcctcttacagaaatatAGGGAAaagctgcgtactatagacccaaaatggtcggacccttccctggaccctgcgcaagcgggagctacatgcaccgggctgcccttttttttacATCAGAATTTCTAGCAGAAATAGTAATGGAGCGGTCCACATACAGTTTTGTTGCGAATCTTCCTTTCTTTTCTCGGCGTGGCAATCCCTGATGAAATTTGATGGAAATGGTGACCGGTTAATTAATGGTTTTGGCAAGCAAGGCTTGCACTCGTCTTCCAAGCATGTACATGACGCGAGAAAAAAGATGTGACATGAGAGCACCTTGGTCAGAGAGGGCGCCACCATGGTTGCAGCGGTGTTCACCTCCATGTCGTCAAGCGACAGTGAAGATTGGTGCAGGCATGAAGAGGAGGGTTGGGAGGGAGCGTCATTGGTCGAGGAGTCGACACCGGAGCGCAGCTATACCCCTCGAGGAGGCCGACCAAGCCCAGCTGGAACGAGGCCTAGGGTTTGCGAGCGACAGCCTCTGCAACACAAATGGAAAGAATAGAGGAAGAACAGCTCAGGCATAGAATGCATGAAAATATATTAGATAACCAATGGCAGTACATATAGTTAGAGTTGAAGTGTTACCTGCCAAATTTGTAATCTTGAATATAAAATTTTCAGAAGAAGAAATGGTAATGTGATTCAATTTTCAGAAGAAACATGGAGATCGCAAGGCTGGTTTGAAGAAACTAAGGCTCAATGATCCATGGAACTTCAATGATGGTGAAGAATCTAAACTGAAATAGCATACCAGACGCACAAACAATCACAAAGAGATCAATTGCCAACGTCATATATTTACCAGTAACCACAAATCATGAAATCCATGTCAGAGGACCAAAATTGTCACAAGGTAGGGAAATAATGCTCTTCACCAAAACCTTGCCATAACTTATTCCTCTTATGTCTTTCTCAGAGCCACACATTGCAAATTCAGAGAAATtttagagaaataaaagaaagctTCATGAAAGGGAGGAGTGGGCAGGCATATGAGAAATGAGCGCTTGCAGGCATATTCTTACTCCGTGAGAATTGCCACCAAGCCCTTCGACACCTGGTCAATGACCATGACCGCCTGTTTAGAACACTGTGTCAGGTTCCTTTTCTCTAACCCCGTGACCTACCAGCATCCGACGCCACCGAATTCGACCACTGCGCACCAGAACACCAAAATTATAATCTGAGACGACATGACAGGAGACCAAAAAATGATTTCTAACACTCCAAAATAGAATCATGATAAGTAGTAAAGTACCTAATATATGTAATAATCCATCACTCCAAAATAAGATCATGAGAATTAGTTCACAGTAAAAGCTAGACCCTTTCAAACAAAAGACCATGTTCTGAACGAAAGGCCATCCCTTCATATCTTTGCATTGTCCCCTAAAAATAGAGAATGAGAGTCAATATAGATCAAAATATTGTCAATTCATTACCTACTAATCGGCAACATATGCTTATAATATTTGAGGCTCTAAAGCCAAAAAAAGGCGAGAGAACATCTTACACACACATGAAAAGAGGAACAAAAAGGACAGGAAAAGCAGCCAAAGTATACCTACAGCTTCAATCCAATGGTCTGATTGAGTTCCTGGCCAAATCCTTCATTCATCCTCATCTACCTTAGATAGCTACAACCAATGAAGAAGATCAATTGTCCTTTACAAGCTAAATCCAAAAACATTATCACAAGATGGAGCAACTTGTGGTTTGTGGCATCAA is from Triticum aestivum cultivar Chinese Spring chromosome 1B, IWGSC CS RefSeq v2.1, whole genome shotgun sequence and encodes:
- the LOC123098600 gene encoding cell division cycle protein 48 homolog; the encoded protein is MVSAAASKKAANRLVVEEAATNDDNSVCNLHPATMEKLSIFQGDIVLLKGKRRHNTVCMALADDTCEGHKLRINKVARSNLRVRIADVVSVHLCHDAKFGKRVHILPLDDTVEGITGNLFDTYLKPYFVDAFRPVHKGDLFLVRGGMRSVEFKVMEIDPAVDYCVVAPDTEIFCEGEPVKREDEERLDDVGYDDVGGMGKPLTLIRELVELPLRHPQIFKSIGVKPPKGILLYGPPGSGKTLIARAVANETGAFFFLINGPEIMSKMAGESESNLRKAFEEAEKNTPSIIFIDEIDSIAPNREKTHGEVERRIVSQLLTLMDGMKARAHVIVMGATNRPNSIDPALRRFGRFDREIDIGVPDEVGRLEVLRIHTKNMKLDEDVNLELIAKDTHGYVGADLAALCTEAALQCIREKMDVIDLEDDTIDAEILNSMAVTNDHLKTALVGTNPSALRETVVEVPNVSWTDIGGLDGVKRELQETVQYPVEHPEKFEKFGMSPSKGVLFYGPPGCGKTLLAKAIANECQANFISIKGPELLTMWFGESEANVREIFDKARQSAPCVLFFDELDSIATQRGGRMGDAGGAADRVLNQLLTEMDGMNAKKTVFIIGATNRPDIIDSALLRPGRLDQLIYIPLPDEASRHQIFKACLRKSPVAKDVDLGALARFTAGFSGADITEICQRACKYAIREDIEKDMERQRMEKDTLDVDGGQKDEEMAEIKAAHFEESMKYARRSVSDADIRKYQAFAQTLQQSRGFGTEFRFLAQPQAAEAAADTTSAADEDEDDLYK